The Manihot esculenta cultivar AM560-2 chromosome 8, M.esculenta_v8, whole genome shotgun sequence genomic interval agggtttatCTATCTTCATTAATTTGATGCTTCAAGCATCTTTATGATTGGCGTAAAATGATGGACGATGAGGAAGAATCCCTTCTTCCATTcaacaactcttcaaaactcaccaTTTATAGTTTTTTGTCTCTTACATTTTAATAATTGGTAATTGGCAGTTGGAAGATGACGACAATCTATTAATTTGCGGAAAATTGtatgaattttaaatagttGAGGGGTTTAATTGCTAATTTGACTATTGacctaaaattattaaatatatttggaGTATTTTAGTATAACTTAATTTGGCAATTGCCACATAATGAGGGATAAACTGAATTTAATTCTCAGTAGTCTAATTtaatgtattatttttaaaaactaatttattgtatGGAATTAAATCGTAAATGAAATAAGGAATCCGAgtattagatttttaaaattataaaattgaaaaaatataaaactaagaaattataatttaaagaaaGTAATGGGGCGATGCAAGTGGATGTTGACTAATGGAATGTGAAAGGACAcattaaagaaagaaagaaagaaagaaagaaagaagaaatggGTAAAACACTGCTCACACACGTGCAATAGATGTTTGTGCAATAATTTCACACTTAATCcgctatatataaaaatatattaaatttttaatcaaatatattatgtttaatttataaaaaggaAAGCAACTCAAAATGCAGAAACCACACCAGAATCTGCGGAAATATGTTGGgaaagataaatttatttataagtaAACAAGAgaggagagttttgaatggGTATATGCCCTTTCGGCTCGCCGACACAacttatttttactatttaatcaattattaattaaataatatatatggtAATGTGGTTCAAAATTAACTATAACAAATTAAACAGCGAAAAAACTATTAGCAATCGCAAAATTAGGATAATATTGATATAAGTTACTAATTGTTTGGTAATGTCAATCAAGCATGAAACTTTTTGTCCCACAAAGAGACAACACCATTGCAAATAACACATGCATCCCTTGTTTTCTTATCCACACCCTCCATTACATCCTTCTTGCTCTCTTAAGGCTATGACAGTCAAGTAATCAGCTTCTGAAATCTTCTATGAAAATTTTAACTCCTCCTTTTAGCCCTTTGAAAGCTATTTATATATGGTGTTCAAACAGAAAAAGCTTTTTCTCTTTTCATTTTGAATtttaccttttctttctttgttaACTGTTGTTCAACACCAACACCTTTACTCTGTAAAGATTTTTGAATTAGCAACTCTCTTGTGTCTCCAAGTTTGAGAGAGCACAGAGGGCCCAGAGAGAGAGGCTTCTAGATATTCAAGAAGAAACTTCAGAAACTTAAAATTGTCCTTAAAGGGTATCTTCTTTTTTGAAGTAAAAGCTGGAGTTTTTGTTTCTAGATCCTTTTTTATGACTATTTTCAAGTTCGGTTCTTGCTGATTCCATACCAAGCCGATTGTTGTCTATTTTTCTGACTTATTATGTCAATGACTTCCTGCTTTTGCCTTAGaggatatttaataatataataattaagaaaaataatcatTATAGGGGGTTGGTAGTTCAGAGCCTCTTGAACATAAAAATGATTTCAAGTGAAGTTggctcataaaaataaaaaaaacactcGACTGTGGTGGTTGCTGGCCAAGGCAGACATTGAAAAAGCTTAGAAAAAAAGGAATAAGAAAATTGCCGTACCAAATAGCATTGAACCTTCGCACAGTGTCTCCAGGCTTTTTGAGCAGTCCGAGTCCCTACACTCTACACATGACCTTCAATCTTTATTGCACAGACCGTATCATAAAAGATAATTGATCCTTCAGAAGTCATTAATATAAGCTAAATTTAACAAGGAAATGCTCTGCTCTCGCTTCCTTAATTGAATTCCATCCATAGCTATGTTAAATATTCAatccaattaattaaaatttcaaatgatCAACAGGCCATAGTTCTTTGTGTAGCAAAAAAACATTATGAGGGGGGAAAAAAGAGAGGAGGAGCTGATGTACGAGAGAAGGAATTACTTGGACCTGGTTTTTGTCAAATCGAACCAGATTTGCTTGAAAACTTTGATAATGAGATCATGATACTCATCGGAATTTAAAGAAAGATAACAGGCAAGAAGGTCTTCTAAGTCCTTTGATGCCCTGATATTGTTTTCCACAATCATCTCTACCATTGACTCCCTGAAATCCTTTTGAGGATCAAATGAAGATTTCACCACTGCCAGGCTATTTGAAAGGCTCCTCCGGTTGCTTGAACTCGATGTTGACGAGATACTCTTTCGAGCGTGTGCCTGAATTCTCCTGTTCGCAATTCTTGGAGAATTCACTCGAAGCCTTAGTCCTGGGGAATTCACAGAATGTCTCCTCATGGAACTGCTTTTATGCTCTTTCATGGTGACGACTCTCTCTTCTTTCACCACCTTCACTGACAAGGAGCCATGAACATTTGTTTCCTCGTATTTAGCTGAGCTCTTATTGTACTTGGTTGTCACTTTTGTCTCCTTCTTTTTGATGTCCTCAACCTTATCATTGAATTTAGCAGGCTTGGTTATGATAGGTGGAAGATCAAAATCAGataaatccagcttatcaaATTTTCTACCAAGGGATTTCTTATCCACATCGATTATAATATCATCAGCATTAGAATCGACATTACAACCAGAAGAGCTTGACCATGCAACGATGCTGTCAAATGACTGAGTTTGAAGAACAAGGTCAGCCCTGAATTCTGGTGGGATCGAGTCGCAGTGGCCTAACTCTGGAGAGGTATCAGAAGTAGAAGCAGAGTAATCGGGCGGAGAATCTGATGATTTAGTCCAGATGGTGGCGCGGCTACAATCGGCGGAGACAAGCTTGGGAGAGGAAGAGTTGAGAATAGTTCTTCTCTTGAGTTGTCGTTGTTTAGAGGATGTTGTTGTTGGTGGGTCTGTGGAATTTGGGATAAGTTCTCTGGTGAAGTAATAAGATTTTCGTGGATAAGAGTAATGGTGGTGGTGGGGTTGCTTTGGTTTGGAAGGCTGTGGCCGAGCAGCGGAAGCGGCAGTTACTGAGGTAGCAGTAGTTGgtggtgtgttcttcatggAATGAGAGGTGTCATGGTTTCTGGTTCTGCCCATGACCTTGAGCTTGTAAAACCAAGCATTGGGCATCATATCAGACAACCTGAACCTGTAGTTACCCATGAAACCACCTTAATTTATTCTCTCTCTCAGTTTTCTGTGTGTGCATGCGGCTGTCTCTCTCTGTGTCTCTGTGTATCTATGAAACGAAATTTTTGTCTGTTCGGATGCGTGAATTGAAGAGAGAAAAAGACGGAGGATGGGTTACCAACAGGGGTGGGGACAACAAAGGGAagaaaaaggtttttttttttttaaaggccAAATTGGTAATTAAGTTGTAATTACCGATACGTCGGTCTAATTACATGATGGACGGATGAATTATATTAGTATAGATAAAGAAAAGATTTTAATTTGAGATTTTTGCCTTctttaaaaatgttaaaaatagagaaatacCAATCAAATTTACCTAAAAAATTATAGCAGAAGGAAGTTCCGTTGCTTGGAATGCAAAGCCAATTTATTAATTGAACAGTTGTAAATTGGttcttatttaaataaaagCATTTGGAATGATTAGAAAGATGAGAAAAAAATCCATTTAATGCTGCGGATTAATTCACTTTATTGCATATCTGCAGGCTGCAGGCACTACGTTGATAACTTGCTTTATCtgtcaaaagaaaaaagaattggGAAGTCCATCTGCGCAATACCAAAACCTGCTTGTTTGCCCAGCCCATAACTTCCCAAAGAAGGCCTTTTGTTGagaacaaaattaataaatgtttAAGTTAATATTCGTAGGTGTTGATGCAAGTGTTAGTGAGCTGAGCCAGAATTGAACCACAGCCTAAAAGACTGAAGTCCGCACTTTCACATTATGAGACTGCCAAAAAAACCATTAAATTCACCATTGATGAGTAGCTTTCAATATTACCTAACACAGTAAGTATGCATTTAAATGCCAAATGTCCTTTTCCAATTTCTGATGCTAACTCTCTTGTGTTTTGTCCCTCTATCTTTTTTATATCCCATGTTGTTTCCTCTCTAGCAAGGATGAAAAGAAGAATTTTCATTCAAGTTTCACCTCAGTCTAATTAAGTTTCTATTATgaataatttgattaaaaagatagaagaaaataatttatttttaattgaacctAATTTGTTTAAATAATGTCAAGCTTATAATTAATTCCTTAAGGTTTTTCTATCcatcaaattgaataaaatttaatatccatTGTACTTGGTTATACTTATACCTATAAAGCCATAACCAAAAACAAGCAAGTTATACTATAGCATTAACtggatttaattattttatttgtagtCGGTTCCACCTCTATTTATTCCTTGAAAAGAGTGGAACAGAAATGTTCAATTCAATTCATGTCTGAATTTGGGCCATAACTATTCGAGATGTGGGTTATCATTGCTTTGGCCCACCTGGGAAGTAGGAATGAATATGTATTCTAATAAAGAATAGACTATCCAATCCATATCCCTGTCATCTACATTCTTGGTTTAGAATTCGAATCTGACATTGGAGTGGTTTCACACTGTACAAGGCATTGtcccatttaattttaataaataatagcaACAAAAGAATTCAACTTTctttgataataaattaaaatataaattcatagTCTAGAAATAacgtaaaaaataaaagaaaaattaacaaaataaatcaattaacaGAATCGTTGGTGCGTTTGCTGGGGGCAGACGGGGGTACAGGCCCCTTGGGAAGGAGATTTAGCAACAACGGCCGGTACTTGTCCATTACTTGTGTATCTGCTAAGCTAACTTTCTCCATTAAGAGCCTGGCATAACAAGGTGGAGACGTGATAATGAGAAGCAGCACCATTACTATGACCACACCTTGAACTTTATAAGAAGCTGCCATAACTtgcaggaggaggagaagaaggtgATATTGGAGACCAACTacagaataagagaagaggagaatGATGTGAAAATGATAGAGAAattgttttataatttataaatgacATATGAAGAAGTGAAGGTTTCTTGGTGGGAACTCTTGCGCGTATCGGGTTTTGACTTTCTGTTGCTACGTATTAATATTAGTTGTGTAGAAAATTCTGTAATACAATAATATTGGGTTATTGACCAAAGAAAAACTCGCAACTCTTAACTAGATAACACGTTTTGGGCGTCGGTGCACCGTTGCTTCCTCTGCGGATTGTTCATACGGAAGACACACGCATACATATACATTGCATTTTTCATTAGTttatcaatttctttttttaaatt includes:
- the LOC110620985 gene encoding transcription repressor OFP4, giving the protein MGNYRFRLSDMMPNAWFYKLKVMGRTRNHDTSHSMKNTPPTTATSVTAASAARPQPSKPKQPHHHHYSYPRKSYYFTRELIPNSTDPPTTTSSKQRQLKRRTILNSSSPKLVSADCSRATIWTKSSDSPPDYSASTSDTSPELGHCDSIPPEFRADLVLQTQSFDSIVAWSSSSGCNVDSNADDIIIDVDKKSLGRKFDKLDLSDFDLPPIITKPAKFNDKVEDIKKKETKVTTKYNKSSAKYEETNVHGSLSVKVVKEERVVTMKEHKSSSMRRHSVNSPGLRLRVNSPRIANRRIQAHARKSISSTSSSSNRRSLSNSLAVVKSSFDPQKDFRESMVEMIVENNIRASKDLEDLLACYLSLNSDEYHDLIIKVFKQIWFDLTKTRSK